In the genome of Triticum urartu cultivar G1812 chromosome 5, Tu2.1, whole genome shotgun sequence, one region contains:
- the LOC125506008 gene encoding transcription factor RSL2-like, translating into MQGEKSVTSKTKMAQQKRRSSSYCSDNESNCSQGDGGEEANVAGGGTVKVRAGRGSAADPQSLYAKRRREKINDRLRVLQKLVPNGTKVDLSTMLEEAVLYVKFLQLQIKVLSSDEMWMYAPLAYSGMSFGIDLRITPQ; encoded by the exons ATGCAGGGGGAGAAGTCTGTCACATCCAAGACCAAGATGGCGCAGCAGAAGCGGCGATCCAGCAGCTACTGCTCGGACAACGAGTCCAATTGCTCCCAGGGggacggcggcgaggaggccAACGTCGCCGGCGGCGGCACCGTGAAAGTGCGGGCCGGCCGCGGGTCTGCGGCCGATCCCCAGAGCCTCTATGCGAAG AGAAGAAGGGAGAAGATTAACGACAGACTCCGAGTCCTGCAGAAGCTGGTGCCCAACGGAACCAAA GTGGATCTCAGCACTATGCTGGAGGAGGCAGTCCTCTACGTCAAGTTCTTGCAGCTACAGATCAAG GTGCTCAGCTCTGACGAGATGTGGATGTACGCGCCGCTCGCTTACAGCGGCATGAGCTTCGGAATCGATCTGAGGATCACCCCTCAGTGA